GTTGAAGCGCCGGGTGAGGATGTCGGCGAAGGTGTCCAGAACCCAACTGGTGAGGTTGTAGGCGCCCAGGTCGTCCAGGAGCAGCAGTTCCACGGAGAGGACCCGCTCCACGAGACGTCGGGCGACGATGGGCTGATTATCGACGTAGGCGGAGCGGATCTCGCCGATGAGCTCCCGGGAGTCGGCGAAGAGGACAGAGTGTCCCTTAGCGGCCACCACCTTGAGCACCCCCACCGCCAGATGGGTCTTGCCCACCCCCCAGCCCCCGGAGAAGATGAGACCGCCCTCGACTTCGGGGAAGTCGGCGGCGTACTGCCTACTCACATTGAGGGCTCTCTTCTGGCTGGGGTTGAGGGGGCCGGAGAAGTTTTCCAGGGTGCGGTGCTCGTAGCGCTCAGGAACCTGGGCGGCGCCCAGCATATCCCGCCGGTGCACGGCCGCGGCGCATTCGCAGGGGCGCACGACCTCGCCGCCGTCCCCGTCGGTGACGACGATCCAGCCTTCCCCGCCGCAGATGGGGCAGTCGTGCTCGGGCAAACCGACCTCCAAGGGGGAGGATATAGCATAAAGGGCGGCTAAGACAAGGGGTTTCGCCGGGGCGTTACTCGCTTCGCTCGTTTTGCCAGGGGCATAGCTCGATTCGCCAGGGGCGTAGCTCGCTAAGGCTCGGTTCGCTCGGTTAAACCCCTTGTCCCGGCCTGGAATCAATGGCGCGTCAGGCGCCTTAGCCGTAGTCTACGTAACGAACCGTTCGAACGCAATCGG
Above is a window of bacterium DNA encoding:
- a CDS encoding ATP-binding protein, which codes for MPEHDCPICGGEGWIVVTDGDGGEVVRPCECAAAVHRRDMLGAAQVPERYEHRTLENFSGPLNPSQKRALNVSRQYAADFPEVEGGLIFSGGWGVGKTHLAVGVLKVVAAKGHSVLFADSRELIGEIRSAYVDNQPIVARRLVERVLSVELLLLDDLGAYNLTSWVLDTFADILTRRFNACLPVLITTNYPDKTSAKNAETLSDRIGPRLRSRLYEMCRHLHLIGDDYRQDMLADSFNPDD